A window of the Calditrichia bacterium genome harbors these coding sequences:
- the paaB gene encoding 1,2-phenylacetyl-CoA epoxidase subunit B: MSDSEWPLWEVFVQEKQGAPHEHAGSLHAPDSEMALQNARDVYARRERLLSIWVVESRHITATTPSDDGPFFEPGNDKAYRHPQFYKVPRGIK, translated from the coding sequence ATCAGCGACAGCGAATGGCCGCTTTGGGAAGTTTTTGTGCAGGAAAAACAGGGTGCACCGCACGAACACGCCGGCAGTTTGCACGCACCGGATTCGGAAATGGCGCTGCAAAATGCCCGCGATGTTTACGCCCGCCGGGAACGATTGCTGAGCATTTGGGTGGTGGAATCGCGGCACATTACCGCAACCACACCCTCAGATGACGGCCCGTTTTTTGAGCCCGGCAATGACAAAGCCTACCGGCATCCGCAATTCTACAAAGTGCCCCGGGGGATCAAATGA
- the paaC gene encoding phenylacetate-CoA oxygenase subunit PaaC, producing MSQPQIQLNEQTRADIFDYLLRLGDDRLILGHRLSEWCGHGPILEEDIALSNIALDCVGQAISFFKLAGEVEGQGRDEDRLAYFREAIEYRNLMLVEQPNEDFGYTIARQFLTDAYTFLLYESLQTSKYEPLAAIAIKSLKEVRYHLRHSSQWIIRLGDGTEESRERIQLAFNDLWMFTNEMFESDTIEQRLVKQHIAGDSAMLRTKWENLVKEVFDEATLEIPGEQGYFSSGSRQGKHTEHLGYILAEMQILPRSYPDAKW from the coding sequence ATGAGCCAACCGCAGATTCAACTGAACGAACAAACCCGAGCCGATATATTCGATTATTTGTTGCGATTGGGCGACGATCGCCTGATCTTGGGGCATCGCCTTTCCGAATGGTGTGGACACGGTCCCATTTTGGAGGAGGACATCGCGTTGTCCAATATTGCGCTGGACTGTGTCGGGCAGGCGATCAGTTTTTTTAAATTGGCCGGAGAAGTGGAAGGGCAGGGGAGAGATGAAGATCGTTTGGCGTATTTTCGCGAAGCTATCGAATACCGCAATTTGATGTTGGTTGAACAGCCGAATGAAGATTTCGGCTACACCATCGCCCGCCAGTTTTTGACGGATGCTTACACATTTTTGCTTTACGAATCGCTGCAAACCTCGAAATATGAGCCATTAGCGGCGATTGCTATCAAATCTTTAAAAGAAGTCCGTTATCATTTGCGACACAGCAGCCAATGGATTATCCGGCTTGGCGATGGCACAGAAGAAAGTCGCGAGCGCATCCAGCTTGCGTTTAACGATTTATGGATGTTCACCAATGAAATGTTTGAATCGGATACGATTGAGCAACGATTGGTGAAACAGCACATCGCTGGCGATAGTGCCATGTTGCGCACCAAATGGGAAAACTTGGTGAAAGAAGTATTCGATGAAGCGACGCTGGAAATTCCCGGCGAACAGGGCTATTTCAGCAGTGGCAGCCGGCAGGGCAAACACACCGAACATTTGGGATATATTTTGGCTGAAATGCAAATTCTGCCACGTTCATATCCGGATGCCAAGTGGTAA
- the paaJ gene encoding phenylacetate-CoA oxygenase subunit PaaJ, with protein MQPTATVTEQQIWQWLDQIPDPEVPVISIVELGVVRNVHLQDSHVDIEITPTYSGCPALKMMEESILHDLSENGVSDVRIKTVLFPPWTTDWMSDETKEKLREYGIAPPEKNSKSPIHQLRESIDCPFCGSNQTRLQSAFGSTACKALYFCDGCCQPFEHFKCI; from the coding sequence ATGCAACCAACCGCAACTGTTACTGAACAGCAAATCTGGCAATGGCTGGATCAAATTCCCGACCCTGAGGTGCCGGTAATCAGCATCGTGGAATTGGGAGTCGTGCGAAATGTCCATTTGCAGGATTCGCATGTTGACATCGAAATCACGCCAACCTATTCCGGATGTCCGGCACTAAAAATGATGGAGGAATCAATATTGCATGATTTGTCTGAAAATGGCGTATCAGACGTTCGCATTAAAACCGTGCTTTTTCCGCCGTGGACAACCGACTGGATGAGTGACGAAACCAAAGAAAAACTGCGGGAATACGGCATCGCACCGCCGGAAAAAAACAGTAAGTCACCTATTCACCAGCTACGCGAAAGCATCGATTGTCCTTTCTGCGGTTCAAACCAAACCCGTTTGCAAAGCGCGTTCGGCTCAACAGCGTGCAAAGCGCTTTATTTTTGTGATGGCTGCTGTCAGCCATTCGAACATTTCAAATGTATTTGA
- a CDS encoding 2-(1,2-epoxy-1,2-dihydrophenyl)acetyl-CoA isomerase, with product MAYEHITFLIENNVGTITFNRPDKLNSFNRAMAREVQLVFESFAANGENAGKIRALLITGAGRAFCAGQDLAEAAPADKAWADIRSIVHGSYNPIIKYIRNLEIPVIAAVNGVAAGAGANIALACDFVIAAENASFLQAFCHIGLIPDSGGTFFLPRLIGTARATQLMMLGEKISAKQAQEWGMIYSVCSPDELLIAATGLANKLAGMPTKGLGLIKRALNQSLANNLETQLTIEEELQGLAGSTSDYHEGVSAFLEKRKPNFTGK from the coding sequence ATGGCTTACGAACACATCACGTTTTTGATTGAAAATAACGTCGGGACAATTACTTTCAATCGACCGGATAAATTAAACAGCTTTAACCGTGCGATGGCCCGGGAGGTTCAGCTGGTTTTCGAATCGTTCGCGGCGAATGGCGAAAATGCCGGGAAAATTCGCGCGTTGCTGATCACCGGCGCCGGTCGTGCATTTTGCGCCGGGCAGGATCTCGCAGAAGCTGCGCCCGCCGACAAAGCCTGGGCGGATATCCGAAGCATCGTTCATGGCAGTTACAATCCGATCATCAAATATATTCGAAATCTGGAAATACCTGTTATTGCTGCAGTTAACGGTGTTGCTGCGGGCGCGGGCGCGAACATCGCGCTGGCTTGCGATTTTGTGATCGCAGCAGAAAACGCTTCCTTTTTGCAGGCGTTTTGTCACATCGGATTAATTCCCGATAGCGGCGGCACTTTTTTTCTGCCACGACTGATCGGCACTGCCCGCGCTACCCAATTGATGATGCTGGGCGAAAAAATTTCCGCAAAACAGGCGCAGGAATGGGGAATGATTTACAGCGTTTGTTCACCGGATGAATTGTTGATTGCCGCGACCGGGCTTGCAAACAAGCTGGCCGGAATGCCCACAAAGGGGCTGGGACTGATCAAACGCGCCCTCAATCAATCACTTGCAAACAATTTGGAAACGCAACTGACGATCGAAGAAGAATTGCAGGGACTTGCCGGCAGCACCAGCGATTATCACGAAGGCGTTTCGGCATTTTTGGAAAAACGCAAACCGAACTTCACCGGAAAATAA
- a CDS encoding NAD(P)-binding domain-containing protein, with product MNSKINIGVIGAGTMGRGIAQIAAQAGHKVVLCDSNDEALSAAKTDLENILRRLESKNRLDGKTAAVVLANIHFYKSVDECRNCGMIIEAIVENLSLKQQLFQSLEKIAPADTILASNTSSLSIAAIAGKCVQPERILGIHFFNPAPLMPLVEIVPGIQTTKSYVEKAKLIVESWGKTTVIARDTPGFIVNRVARPFYGEALRILEEGIADVATIDWAMKSIGGFRMGPFELMDLIGNDINFTVTKTVFETFFFDPRYKPSFTQQRMMEAGLLGRKTGRGFYDYRENATQTAPKTDREIGVMIVNRILAMLINEAADALFWQIATREDIDLAMTKGVNYPKGLLKWADEIGLDIVLRRLENLHVEYSEDRYRPSPILRRMVKSKQSFYDDRSQ from the coding sequence ATGAATTCAAAAATAAACATCGGCGTTATCGGCGCGGGAACGATGGGGCGGGGGATTGCCCAAATTGCTGCCCAAGCCGGGCACAAGGTTGTGTTGTGCGACAGCAATGATGAAGCGTTGAGCGCTGCAAAAACAGATTTGGAAAATATCCTCCGGCGACTGGAAAGCAAAAATCGCCTCGACGGGAAAACGGCTGCGGTTGTTTTGGCGAATATTCATTTTTACAAATCGGTGGATGAATGCCGGAATTGCGGGATGATAATCGAAGCAATTGTCGAAAACCTGTCGCTGAAACAGCAATTATTTCAATCATTGGAAAAAATTGCACCGGCAGACACCATTTTGGCGAGCAATACTTCATCGCTGTCGATTGCCGCAATTGCCGGAAAATGTGTACAGCCGGAACGCATTTTGGGCATCCACTTTTTTAATCCGGCACCGCTAATGCCGTTGGTGGAAATTGTGCCCGGCATTCAGACAACAAAATCGTATGTTGAAAAAGCCAAATTAATTGTCGAAAGCTGGGGAAAAACAACCGTTATTGCGAGAGATACGCCCGGTTTTATCGTAAATCGTGTGGCGCGACCGTTTTACGGCGAAGCGCTGCGGATTCTCGAAGAAGGCATCGCAGATGTTGCAACCATCGATTGGGCGATGAAATCCATCGGCGGATTTCGCATGGGTCCGTTTGAGCTGATGGATCTGATTGGCAACGACATCAATTTTACTGTTACCAAAACTGTCTTCGAGACTTTCTTTTTCGATCCGCGATACAAACCATCGTTTACCCAACAGCGCATGATGGAAGCCGGTTTGCTGGGTCGCAAAACCGGGCGCGGATTTTATGATTACCGCGAAAATGCCACCCAAACGGCACCCAAGACAGACCGGGAAATTGGAGTAATGATTGTCAATCGCATATTGGCAATGTTGATTAATGAGGCTGCCGATGCGCTGTTTTGGCAAATCGCCACCCGTGAGGACATCGATTTGGCGATGACAAAAGGTGTCAATTATCCCAAAGGATTGCTCAAATGGGCTGACGAAATCGGGCTCGATATTGTGTTGCGCAGGCTGGAAAACCTGCATGTCGAATACAGCGAAGATCGCTATCGCCCCAGCCCGATTTTACGCAGGATGGTAAAATCGAAACAATCCTTTTACGACGATCGCAGTCAATAG
- a CDS encoding hotdog fold thioesterase: MKHQKPDAATVVQQMLSKDRYSQWLGIEVLSIETGSVKLKMKVREEMCNGFGTCHGGVTYAFADSALAFAANSHGSVSLLINASMSYPAPVMPGNEIIATAEEQSLTDKIAIYQVKVAKTSGELVGIFKGTVYRTHKEITLQENK, encoded by the coding sequence ATGAAACATCAAAAGCCGGATGCAGCAACCGTAGTTCAGCAAATGCTCTCGAAAGACCGTTATAGCCAATGGCTGGGAATTGAGGTGCTGTCCATCGAAACCGGTTCGGTGAAACTGAAAATGAAAGTTCGCGAGGAAATGTGCAACGGTTTCGGCACCTGCCACGGTGGTGTGACGTATGCGTTCGCGGACAGCGCATTGGCTTTTGCCGCCAATTCGCACGGCAGCGTCAGTTTGCTCATCAACGCCAGCATGAGTTATCCGGCGCCGGTGATGCCCGGAAATGAAATTATCGCGACAGCTGAAGAGCAAAGTTTGACCGATAAAATCGCCATTTATCAGGTGAAAGTTGCCAAAACCAGCGGTGAACTGGTGGGCATTTTTAAAGGAACGGTTTATCGAACACACAAAGAAATTACGTTACAGGAAAATAAATGA
- the pcaF gene encoding 3-oxoadipyl-CoA thiolase — MNPTNAYIIDGIRTPIGKFGGSLSTVRADDLAALTIAELVKRNPQIDPELIDDVIFGCANQAGEDNRNVARMALLLAGLPLTVPGETVNRLCASGMSAAVHAAHAIRCGAGEIYISGGVEHMTRAPYVLGKTDQPFGRNAQFYDTSIGWRFINRKFDELFGTEGMGNTAENVATEYKISRDDQDLFALNSQKKAAAASRNGRLAKEIMPVKIPRKKADPLIFDTDEFIRYDSTIDALARLRPAFRTDGNGSVTAGNSSGINDGACALLIASENAVQSQRLTPMARIVESAVVGLAPRIMGMGPVYATRKLLRKTGISLDDIAVIELNEAFASQSLACLRELGLKDDDSRVNPNGGAIALGHPLGMSGARLLLTAAIELQQRQERFALCTMCIGVGQGMATLIERV, encoded by the coding sequence ATGAATCCCACAAATGCATATATTATCGATGGTATTCGCACGCCCATCGGAAAATTTGGCGGCTCGCTGTCAACAGTCCGTGCGGATGACCTTGCCGCACTGACAATCGCAGAGCTCGTAAAACGAAATCCGCAAATCGATCCGGAATTGATCGACGATGTGATTTTCGGCTGTGCCAATCAGGCGGGCGAAGATAACCGCAATGTGGCTCGGATGGCGCTACTGCTAGCCGGATTGCCGCTCACCGTTCCCGGCGAAACCGTTAACCGGTTGTGTGCATCGGGCATGAGCGCGGCGGTGCATGCGGCACACGCAATCCGCTGCGGTGCCGGAGAAATATACATTTCCGGCGGTGTTGAGCACATGACCCGCGCGCCGTATGTTCTCGGCAAAACCGATCAGCCGTTCGGCAGAAATGCACAATTTTATGATACCAGCATCGGCTGGCGTTTTATCAATCGCAAATTTGACGAGCTGTTTGGAACGGAAGGCATGGGCAATACTGCCGAAAACGTTGCCACAGAATATAAAATCAGTCGCGATGATCAGGATTTGTTCGCGCTGAATTCCCAAAAAAAAGCAGCCGCAGCAAGCCGCAACGGGCGATTGGCGAAAGAAATTATGCCGGTAAAAATCCCCCGCAAAAAAGCAGATCCGCTCATTTTTGATACCGATGAATTTATCCGTTACGATAGCACCATCGATGCTTTGGCACGGTTGCGCCCGGCTTTTCGCACCGACGGCAACGGCTCCGTGACAGCCGGGAATTCATCTGGCATCAACGATGGCGCATGTGCGCTGCTCATCGCGTCGGAAAATGCGGTGCAGAGCCAGCGTTTAACGCCAATGGCGCGAATTGTCGAATCTGCTGTTGTCGGTCTGGCTCCGCGAATTATGGGAATGGGACCGGTTTACGCCACCCGTAAATTGCTCCGGAAAACCGGCATTTCGTTGGATGATATCGCAGTTATCGAGCTGAACGAGGCGTTCGCCTCGCAAAGCCTTGCCTGCCTGCGCGAACTCGGATTAAAAGATGATGATTCGCGTGTGAACCCCAACGGCGGTGCAATTGCGTTGGGACACCCGTTGGGCATGAGCGGTGCCCGTTTACTCCTGACTGCTGCCATCGAGTTGCAACAACGGCAGGAGCGATTTGCGCTGTGCACCATGTGCATTGGTGTCGGGCAAGGCATGGCAACGCTGATCGAACGTGTTTGA
- the aceK gene encoding bifunctional isocitrate dehydrogenase kinase/phosphatase, with protein sequence MQQPRLTDSRVANLSARAIFDSFEKSSNEFRAITKRAKSRFEKREWLAFQQDATERLSIYKKNVDQVVNEIRGLLEDRIYDKLVWVSMKAVYSGLIADQIEWELAETYFNSVTRRIFTTVGVDPNVEFVDSDFDPPQYPGKKPVYRIYHGPQRTAHLIRNIIEDYRFDAAYKNMEEDIQLASARIESHLRSINALKVIDRAEMVRSIFFRGQGAYVVGRAFSGSHVFPLVFAFLNTPAGIVLDAVLLDENDVSVLFSFTRSYFFVEVERSYDLVYFLKSVMPRKRAAELYISIGNNKHGKTEMYRDLLHYIASSNDQFEIARGKRGMVMIVFNLPGYDLVFKLIKDRFEYPKTGTRQTVLQKYHLVFKHDRAGRLVDAQEFEYLQFERSRFKESLLDELLAVAGNTVEIEGDNVIVKHCYVERRMIPLDIYVEEATDEAALNAVIDYGNSIKDMAATNIFPGDMMLKNFGVTRHGRVIFYDYDELCLLTTCNFRNVPKARNYEDSMASQPWFSIGENDVFPEEFRHFMGLSGQLEQDFMAKHSDLLSAEYWKEMQERIQKGEAILILPYHESSRLRQK encoded by the coding sequence ATGCAGCAACCTCGTTTAACGGACAGCCGGGTAGCCAATTTAAGTGCCCGTGCAATTTTTGACAGTTTTGAAAAAAGCTCGAACGAATTCCGGGCGATCACCAAACGCGCCAAATCCCGTTTCGAAAAACGGGAATGGCTGGCGTTTCAGCAGGATGCAACCGAGCGGCTTTCCATTTACAAAAAAAACGTGGATCAGGTTGTAAACGAAATTCGCGGTTTGCTGGAAGACCGGATTTACGACAAGCTGGTGTGGGTAAGCATGAAAGCGGTATATTCCGGGCTGATCGCCGATCAAATTGAATGGGAGCTTGCGGAAACATATTTCAATTCTGTCACCCGGAGAATTTTCACTACCGTTGGCGTCGATCCCAATGTGGAATTTGTGGACAGCGACTTCGATCCGCCGCAATATCCGGGTAAAAAACCGGTGTATCGCATCTATCACGGCCCGCAACGAACGGCGCATCTCATTCGCAATATCATTGAAGATTATCGTTTTGACGCAGCATACAAAAATATGGAAGAAGATATCCAGCTTGCTTCGGCGCGAATCGAATCGCATCTGCGCAGCATCAACGCGCTGAAAGTGATTGATCGCGCGGAGATGGTTCGCTCCATTTTTTTTCGGGGGCAGGGTGCCTACGTTGTCGGGCGGGCGTTCAGCGGTTCGCATGTTTTTCCGTTGGTTTTTGCATTTTTAAATACTCCGGCCGGCATTGTTCTGGATGCCGTTTTGCTCGATGAAAATGATGTGAGTGTGCTGTTCAGCTTTACGCGATCCTACTTTTTTGTGGAAGTTGAGCGGTCGTACGATCTCGTATATTTTTTGAAATCAGTGATGCCCCGGAAAAGAGCGGCAGAACTTTACATCTCGATCGGCAACAACAAACACGGCAAAACCGAAATGTATCGCGATTTGTTGCATTACATCGCCTCGTCGAACGATCAGTTTGAGATTGCCCGTGGCAAACGTGGAATGGTGATGATCGTTTTCAATTTACCGGGATACGATCTCGTTTTCAAATTGATCAAAGACCGGTTCGAGTATCCGAAAACCGGCACGCGACAGACCGTTTTGCAGAAATATCACCTCGTTTTCAAACACGATCGCGCCGGACGGCTAGTGGATGCGCAGGAGTTCGAATATCTCCAGTTCGAACGCAGCCGTTTCAAAGAATCGCTTTTGGATGAATTGTTGGCCGTTGCGGGAAACACCGTTGAAATCGAGGGCGACAATGTGATTGTAAAGCATTGCTATGTTGAGCGGCGGATGATTCCGCTGGATATTTATGTGGAAGAAGCCACCGACGAAGCTGCGCTGAATGCTGTCATCGATTATGGAAATTCGATTAAGGATATGGCGGCAACCAATATTTTTCCCGGTGATATGATGCTGAAAAATTTTGGTGTGACCCGTCACGGGCGGGTCATTTTTTACGATTACGATGAGCTGTGTCTGTTGACCACCTGCAACTTTCGGAATGTGCCTAAAGCACGCAATTACGAAGATTCAATGGCTTCTCAACCGTGGTTTTCAATTGGGGAAAATGATGTTTTTCCGGAGGAATTCCGGCACTTTATGGGATTGAGCGGTCAGTTGGAACAGGATTTCATGGCGAAGCACAGCGATTTGCTGAGTGCAGAATATTGGAAAGAAATGCAGGAAAGAATCCAAAAAGGGGAGGCGATTCTCATTTTACCTTATCACGAAAGCAGTCGGTTGCGACAAAAGTAA